The following is a genomic window from Candidatus Cloacimonadota bacterium.
TATTGCTCATCAAATTTTGGAACTTTTACTCCGGAAAACCAGATTGGCTGAACCTGGAGAATTTACACAACGCGCATTTTTCAATAATAAATTGGATCTGACGCAAGTCGAAGCAGTTGGAGATCTGATCAACGCTAGAACGAAAAAATCTCACCAGGCTGCATTACAGCAACTGGAAGGAAGTTTACAGCGGAAAATCGAAAAATTACTCACAAAATTAACTAAATACCGAACCTTGATCGAGCTTGAAATCGATTTTGTTGAACAGGGGCTTTCCGAATTGAACATTAAAAAAACAGAAAAGGATTTATGGAAACTTCATTCTGAACTGAATAAACTGGCGGCGACCGGAAACGAAGGATTGATCTTGCGGGATGGACTAAAGGTCAGTCTGGTTGGTGCTCCGAATGTGGGCAAATCAAGCATTTTCAATGCTTTTCTGGAAACGGAAAGAGCTATTGTTACTCCTCATCCGGGAACAACCCGCGATTACCTGGAAGAAGTTATTTCCCTCAAAGGATATCTGGTCAGGATCTTTGATACTGCAGGTTTACGCAAGACAGAAGATGCGATTGAGAAAATCGGTATTGATCGTTCCTATCAAATAATTAAAAACTCGCATATTGTTCTTTTCATCATCGATGGGAGCGAAAATAAGCAGGAATTGAATCTACTCCAAAAACTTATCGATCCTGCAAAAATAATTAAAATCCTTAATAAAACAGACCTCTTTTCAAAAAAAGAAGAAGATAATTTCAAGCAAAAAAGATATATCCTTTGTTCAGCAATTAAAAAAGACGGTTTAGATCGATTAAAAGAGCGTTTGTTGAAAGAAATAGAGATTTCAGAAAAAGAACTTCATTCCGGAATTTTAACGAACTCACGCCAAATCGCAGCTGTCAAAAGGTCGATAAAGTCTCTGGAAAAAGCTATTGTTTCAATTAAGAAAAAACTTGGTTATGAATTCACTGCGTTTGACCTGAAAGAAGCAAGTTCTGCTCTGGAAGAGATCATTGGAAAAATAACATCCGAAGATATTTTGAATGAGATATTTTCCAATTTCTGTATTGGGAAATAAAATTTTTAATTAACAGGAAAGTTTGAATTCTGATTTATATTGACATAAAATAGTTATAAAAATCAGGACCATTGATGTGTTATCCAAAAAAAGGATAAGGACTTTAAAGATGATGGATGTCTTATCAAAGAAAGATGGTTTTGAAAACCAAAAATCAATATTCAAGAAAAACATCCATTTTGAAAACTATCAAAATTTAAAATTTTTTATAATTTTCCTTTTTGTCTGGACTGCCTTTTTATTATATTCAGATCTTTTACTAATAAAAATCAGCAATGATCTTCCGGATTATAAAAACTTTTTATGGTTGAATTTAACTCTGATCTTTTCATTTCCAATTTTTTTCCTCGTTTATATTTTTAACAAGCCCTCAACCATCAAGGAAGTAAAGGATTATCATAATTTTTTAACTATTTTTATCAGCGCTTCGGTGATGATCATAATCGGTATTATCGCCGGTATCAAACAATCGACTCTGGGAGGATTTCCCAGCTTTCTAATCTGCGTGTTTATTTTCTCGGTCTTATTTCAGTTCAAAGGTTGGACAGTTATATTGATCTATGCTTTAAGTCTTGTTGCTTTTATTATCACTACGCTTCATTATCACCATAATCCAGCTGTTTTTTTCGTTAAAAACATCAGCATTCTTTTCTTTTTTATTTTAACTTTTATTATTTCCCGGTTCCTGCATATTGAAAAAATAAAAAATTATTTGATCAGGAAAGATTTTGGGGAAATTAATAAAAATCTGCAGACAGAAGTTGATGAAAGAAAGACGATTGAACTGGAACTGCAGAAAATGAAAGATGAACTCGAAGCTCGAGTTAATGAAAGAACGAAAGAACTGGCAAATACATATTATGAGCTGGTGATGAAACTTAAGGAAAGCCAGAAAAAAGAAGAACAGATCAAAGCTTCCCTGCAGGAAAAAAACATTCTCCTGCAGGAGATCTATCATCGTGTCAATAATAATTTTCAGATAATTCTAAGTATGTTCCGTATGCAGGAATATAATATTAAAAACGAAAAGGTCAAAAATGTTATAAGGACAAGCCAGAACAGGATCAGATCCATGGCTTTGATCCATGAACAACTTTATAGATCAGAAAATCTGATGGATGTGAATTTCTCCCAATATATGGAAAATCTGATCATGCACCTATATTCATCTTTTCACATCGATCCTGATAAAATCGTTTTTGAGAAGCATATAAAAGGTGTTGAACTAACTATAAATTATGCTATTCCCTGTGGATTGATCGCTAACGAGCTTATTTCTAATTGTCTGAAACACGCATTTCCCGAAAGACAGGGAAAGATATCGGTTTCCATGTCCGCAGAAAATAAAGATTATACATTTATTGTCAGTGATAACGGAATTGGTTTACCG
Proteins encoded in this region:
- the mnmE gene encoding tRNA uridine-5-carboxymethylaminomethyl(34) synthesis GTPase MnmE, producing MTYNSDTISAISTPSGTGGIAVLRVSGDRAIQIVTEVFESKKSLLSVKSHTAHFGKIVDQNKIIDEVIITVFKAPKSYTGENVVEISCHGSNFIAHQILELLLRKTRLAEPGEFTQRAFFNNKLDLTQVEAVGDLINARTKKSHQAALQQLEGSLQRKIEKLLTKLTKYRTLIELEIDFVEQGLSELNIKKTEKDLWKLHSELNKLAATGNEGLILRDGLKVSLVGAPNVGKSSIFNAFLETERAIVTPHPGTTRDYLEEVISLKGYLVRIFDTAGLRKTEDAIEKIGIDRSYQIIKNSHIVLFIIDGSENKQELNLLQKLIDPAKIIKILNKTDLFSKKEEDNFKQKRYILCSAIKKDGLDRLKERLLKEIEISEKELHSGILTNSRQIAAVKRSIKSLEKAIVSIKKKLGYEFTAFDLKEASSALEEIIGKITSEDILNEIFSNFCIGK